A stretch of DNA from Oryza brachyantha chromosome 4, ObraRS2, whole genome shotgun sequence:
ATGCATTGCAAGAACCTATGTTTTTTCCTCCCAATAAAATCTCAAACCAATgtcataagccaaaatttatattttaaagtttttttaggaaGTTTGTTTTCCTGTTTGATCgccaagaatacatatataattttttattagtaaattatttttcgcttaCAAGTAGactgtttagttttttcataaaaacctaaaaaatcaaTCCAAATGGGAGTCAGCCCAAATGGAACTCCGGGTCTACGTTGCATGCATCTCTATATTAAGCATCTCACGATTTGACCACAGAACACGCTGCCATTTTTAGACGGCAAGAACAAGCGTCCAATTTGTAACGTTAGTTTTATCCTGGACAACTCCCTCCTAGATCTCATTCGTTTAGTTCTCGTACCTACTGAAATGGACAGTCGGAGCCACGGGTGGTGCTCGTTGCCGCGAcccgccattgccgccgccgtcctcctcgccgtctcgCTAGcggccacgccggcggcgagccatGGCGGGCACGATGACACCGGCCTGCACAGCAACTACCTCATCATCGTGCGCAAGCCGTACGAGTACGACACGAACGTGTACAAGAATGTGTCGAGCTGGCACGCGTCGCTGCTGACGTCGGTGTGCGACATGGCCAAGGAGACGCTGGAGAAGGACCCGTCCTCCATGTCCCGGCTCATCTACTCCTACCGTAACGTCGTCAATGGCTTCGCCGCCCGGCTGACgccggaggaggtggaggagatgtCCAAGAAGGACTGGTTCGTCCACGCCTACCCGGAGAAGACGTACCAGCTGCAGACCACCCACACGCCGCAGCTGCTCGGGCTCATGGGCAGcgcacgccgcggcggcgtgtgGAACACCAGCAACATGGGCGAGGGAATCATCATCGGCATCCTCGACGACGGCATCTACGCCGGGCACCCGTCGTTCCACGGGAGGGACAtgaagccgccgccggccaagtGGAACGGCCGGTGCGACTTCAACGAGACGGTGTGCAACAACAAGCTCATCGGAGCGCGCTCCTTCTTCGAGTCGGCCAAGTGGAAGTGGAAGGGGCTCCGCGACCCGGTCCTACCGATCAACGAGGGGCAGCACGGGACGCACACGTCGAGCACCGCGGCCGGCTCGTTCGTGGCGGGCGCGAACATCTTCGGCAACGCGCTCGGCACGGCCGGCGGCATGGCCCCGCGCGCCCACATCGCCTTCTACCAGGTGTGCTACGTCGAGAAGGGCTGCGACCGCGACGACATactggcggcggtggacgacGCCCTCGAGGACGGCGTCGACATCCTCTCGCTGTCGCTCGGCGACGAGCAGGCCGACGACTTCTCGGACGACCCCGTCTCGCTGGGAGGGTACACCGCTGCCATGCACGGCGTGTTGGtcagcgcggccggcggcaacACCGGCCCGGGCCCGAGCACCGTCGTCAACGAGGCGCCGTGGGTGCTCACCGTGGGCGCGGGCACCACTGACAGGCGGTTCGTCGCCACCGTGAAGCTTGGCGATAATGTTAGCCTTGACGGCGAGTCCCTCAGCGAGCCCAAGAACTTCGGAGACGAGATGCGGCCGCTGGTGCGCGACGTGGGCGACGGCATGTGTACCAGCGAGAACGTGCTGAGGGCGATGAATGTCACCGGGAAGATTATCATCTGCGACGCCGGTGGTGAGCTGAGCTCCGCGAAGGCCAAGATGGCgctccgcgccggcgccgccggtaTGATCCTCGTCTCCCCTCAGGTGTTCGGCTCGGTGGTCGTCCCCAGGCCGCACGTCCTCCCGACGGTGCAGGTCCCCTTCGCGACCGCGCAGAAGATCAAGGCTTACATCCGGACCGCGCAGAACTCGACGGCGAACTTCATCTTCAAAGGAACGGTGTTCAACACCCCGAAGTCGCCGGTAGTTGCACCGTTCTCGTCGCGGGGGCCGAACAGGCGGAGCAGAGGAATCCTGAAGCCAGACATCATCGGGCCCGGGGTGAAcatcctcgccggcgtccccAAGATCGAGGACATGGAGTTCGGGCCCGACGAAGAGATGCC
This window harbors:
- the LOC102707027 gene encoding subtilisin-like protease 1, producing the protein MDSRSHGWCSLPRPAIAAAVLLAVSLAATPAASHGGHDDTGLHSNYLIIVRKPYEYDTNVYKNVSSWHASLLTSVCDMAKETLEKDPSSMSRLIYSYRNVVNGFAARLTPEEVEEMSKKDWFVHAYPEKTYQLQTTHTPQLLGLMGSARRGGVWNTSNMGEGIIIGILDDGIYAGHPSFHGRDMKPPPAKWNGRCDFNETVCNNKLIGARSFFESAKWKWKGLRDPVLPINEGQHGTHTSSTAAGSFVAGANIFGNALGTAGGMAPRAHIAFYQVCYVEKGCDRDDILAAVDDALEDGVDILSLSLGDEQADDFSDDPVSLGGYTAAMHGVLVSAAGGNTGPGPSTVVNEAPWVLTVGAGTTDRRFVATVKLGDNVSLDGESLSEPKNFGDEMRPLVRDVGDGMCTSENVLRAMNVTGKIIICDAGGELSSAKAKMALRAGAAGMILVSPQVFGSVVVPRPHVLPTVQVPFATAQKIKAYIRTAQNSTANFIFKGTVFNTPKSPVVAPFSSRGPNRRSRGILKPDIIGPGVNILAGVPKIEDMEFGPDEEMPKFDIKSGTSMAAPHLSGIAALIKNAHPTWSPAAIKSALMTTADSTDNVRKPISDSDGSPATYFALGAGYVNARKAMDPGLVYNLTAADYVPFLCGLNYTDQRVNMIIHPSPPVECAKMPKLEQKDLNYPSITAILDQTPFSATIARSATNVGAAASTYAVEVDVPASLSVEVKPPTLAFKELNEVLNYTVSVKTASGRAPAGTIEGELKWVSGKYVVRSPILVCPGTGRSAATPATERT